From a single Coturnix japonica isolate 7356 chromosome 18, Coturnix japonica 2.1, whole genome shotgun sequence genomic region:
- the C18H17orf75 gene encoding protein Njmu-R1 isoform X2: MLPALPDGDERELESSEEGGGGAGDERRAERHGSTYHSLYGYRSCRSSRRDGGAMGSPPGSDFSLSLLDTNLPAEAETELRSFIAKRLAKGAVFEEMGNVATVELSIPECKVGCYYCLFQQESLLETATLESENNAPEYVVCFLGGSEKGLELFRLELDKYVQSLKLSLDLEKTLETCVNPYLRSWFENSICPIQRVVQLFQEKLAFLLHAALSYTPVEVKNADERTEKDISRFLAAASLQGLVQEGTMTSLCIAMTEEQHKSMVVDCIGAQPQLHNTGSNRFCEDWMHAFVNGAEGGNPFLFQQILENFKLKAIQDINNLKRFIRQAEMNHYALFKCYTFLKNCGSGDILLKIVKVEHAEMPEARNVVTVLEEFMRETAVA; the protein is encoded by the exons ATGCTGCCGGCGCTGCCGGACGGCGATGAGCGGGAGCTGGAGAGCAGCGAGgagggcggcggcggagcgggagACGAGCGGCGGGCGGAGCGGCACGGCAGCACGTACCACAGCCTGTACGGATACCGGAGCTGCAG GTCCTCACGGCGCGATGGCGGCGCGATGGGGAGCCCGCCCGGCTCAGACTTCAG CCTCTCTTTGCTGGACACAAACTTACCAGCTGAAGCAGAGACTGAGCTGCGGAGTTTTATTGCTAAACGTCTGGCCAAAGGAGCCGTATTTGAAGAGATGGGGAATGTAGCGACTGTAGAATTGAG CATTCCAGAATGTAAGGTTGGTTGTTATTACTGTCTGTTCCAACAAGAAAGTCTTCTTGAAACAGCAACGCTGGAATCAGAAAACAATGCTCCAGAATACGTAGTTTGTTTCCTCGGTGGCTCAGAGAAAGGTCTGGAACT TTTCAGACTTGAACTGGACAAATACGTTCAAAGTCTGAAGCTAAGCCTTGACTTGGAG aaaacattGGAGACTTGTGTTAACCCCTACTTAAGAAGCTGGTTTGAGAATTCCATATGCCCGATTCAGAGAGTAGTACAGCTCTTCCAGGAGAAACTGGCCTTCTTGTTACACGCT gcCTTGAGTTATACTCCTGTGGAAgtgaaaaatgcagatgaaagaacagaaaaagacatTAGCAG GTTTCTGGCAGCTGCCAGCCTGCAAGGCCTTGTTCAGGAAGGCACAATGACCTCCTTGTGCATCGCCATGACTGAGGAACAGCACAAGTCGATGGTTGTAGACTGTATTGGAGCCCAGCCTCAGCTGCACAACACAG GAAGCAACAGGTTTTGTGAGGACTGGATGCACGCTTTTGTAAACGGTGCTGAAGGTGGAAATCCATTTCTCTTCCAGCAAATTCTGGAAAACTTTAAATTGAAG GCAATACAGGACATTAACAACCTGAAGAGGTTCATTCGACAGGCTGAAATGAACCACTACGCTTTGTTCAAGTGTTACACGTTTTTAAAGAACTGCGGCAGTGGAGACATCCTTTTGAAGATCGTTAAAGTAGAGCATGCAGAAATGCCAGAAGCCAGAAATGTAGTGACTGTCCTTGAGGAATTCATGAGAGAAACAGCAGTGGCTTAA
- the C18H17orf75 gene encoding protein Njmu-R1 isoform X1 yields MLPALPDGDERELESSEEGGGGAGDERRAERHGSTYHSLYGYRSCRSSRRDGGAMGSPPGSDFSLSLLDTNLPAEAETELRSFIAKRLAKGAVFEEMGNVATVELSIPECKVGCYYCLFQQESLLETATLESENNAPEYVVCFLGGSEKGLELFRLELDKYVQSLKLSLDLEQKTLETCVNPYLRSWFENSICPIQRVVQLFQEKLAFLLHAALSYTPVEVKNADERTEKDISRFLAAASLQGLVQEGTMTSLCIAMTEEQHKSMVVDCIGAQPQLHNTGSNRFCEDWMHAFVNGAEGGNPFLFQQILENFKLKAIQDINNLKRFIRQAEMNHYALFKCYTFLKNCGSGDILLKIVKVEHAEMPEARNVVTVLEEFMRETAVA; encoded by the exons ATGCTGCCGGCGCTGCCGGACGGCGATGAGCGGGAGCTGGAGAGCAGCGAGgagggcggcggcggagcgggagACGAGCGGCGGGCGGAGCGGCACGGCAGCACGTACCACAGCCTGTACGGATACCGGAGCTGCAG GTCCTCACGGCGCGATGGCGGCGCGATGGGGAGCCCGCCCGGCTCAGACTTCAG CCTCTCTTTGCTGGACACAAACTTACCAGCTGAAGCAGAGACTGAGCTGCGGAGTTTTATTGCTAAACGTCTGGCCAAAGGAGCCGTATTTGAAGAGATGGGGAATGTAGCGACTGTAGAATTGAG CATTCCAGAATGTAAGGTTGGTTGTTATTACTGTCTGTTCCAACAAGAAAGTCTTCTTGAAACAGCAACGCTGGAATCAGAAAACAATGCTCCAGAATACGTAGTTTGTTTCCTCGGTGGCTCAGAGAAAGGTCTGGAACT TTTCAGACTTGAACTGGACAAATACGTTCAAAGTCTGAAGCTAAGCCTTGACTTGGAG cagaaaacattGGAGACTTGTGTTAACCCCTACTTAAGAAGCTGGTTTGAGAATTCCATATGCCCGATTCAGAGAGTAGTACAGCTCTTCCAGGAGAAACTGGCCTTCTTGTTACACGCT gcCTTGAGTTATACTCCTGTGGAAgtgaaaaatgcagatgaaagaacagaaaaagacatTAGCAG GTTTCTGGCAGCTGCCAGCCTGCAAGGCCTTGTTCAGGAAGGCACAATGACCTCCTTGTGCATCGCCATGACTGAGGAACAGCACAAGTCGATGGTTGTAGACTGTATTGGAGCCCAGCCTCAGCTGCACAACACAG GAAGCAACAGGTTTTGTGAGGACTGGATGCACGCTTTTGTAAACGGTGCTGAAGGTGGAAATCCATTTCTCTTCCAGCAAATTCTGGAAAACTTTAAATTGAAG GCAATACAGGACATTAACAACCTGAAGAGGTTCATTCGACAGGCTGAAATGAACCACTACGCTTTGTTCAAGTGTTACACGTTTTTAAAGAACTGCGGCAGTGGAGACATCCTTTTGAAGATCGTTAAAGTAGAGCATGCAGAAATGCCAGAAGCCAGAAATGTAGTGACTGTCCTTGAGGAATTCATGAGAGAAACAGCAGTGGCTTAA